A DNA window from Rhipicephalus sanguineus isolate Rsan-2018 chromosome 8, BIME_Rsan_1.4, whole genome shotgun sequence contains the following coding sequences:
- the LOC119401922 gene encoding uncharacterized protein LOC119401922 isoform X3, translated as MADVEDKAAKRRARDAERKRLKRAADAELRAREAAVKRQRRAEDREIRARHAAKRRQRRAENAELRASEAAAKRQRRAADPQDENKGLACCCTHVTSTKALQTKASWRVNATADAAVETLRSVDFCSQTMPVIKVNRWTEANGVEDSEEQESCGAVCMDGSDGLSCCFAPVTSTRASQTKASWLFKSTADAAVETSRGTDACSQAVAVVVRVHRWTEANDGEDSEDRDSHT; from the exons ATGGCTGacgtggaagacaaggctgcgaagcgaAGAGCGCGTGATGCCGAACGCAAGCGCCTGAAGCGAGCTGCCGACGCCGAACTCCGTGCTCGGGAAgctgctgtgaaacgccaacgccgagccgaggaCCGCGAAATACGTGCTCGACATGCTGCCAAGCGACGTCAACGACGAGCCGAGAACGCCGAATTGCGTGCTAGCGAAGCGGCTGCGAAACGTCAGCGCCGTGCTGCCGATCCTCAG GATGAAAACAAGGGACTTGCTTGTTGCTGCACACATGTCACATCGACCAAAGCCTTACAGACCAAGGCTTCGTGGAGGGTCAATGCTACTGCAGACGCTGCAGTCGAGACATTGAGGAGCGTGGATTTCTGTTCCCAGACGATGCCTGTCATCAAAGTGAACAGATGGACAGAAGCCAACGGTGTTGAGGATTCTGAGGAGCAGGAGAGTTGCGGTGCAGTTTGCATG gatggaAGCGACGGACTTTCCTGTTGCTTCGCACCCGTCACATCTACAAGAGCGTCACAGACAAAGGCTTCGTGGCTGTTCAAGTCTACGGCAGACGCTGCAGTCGAGACATCGAGGGGCACGGATGCCTGTTCGCAAGCGGTGGCTGTCGTCGTCAGGGTGCACAGATGGACGGAAGCTAATGATGGCGAGGATTCTGAGGACCGGGACAGTCACACGTAG